A portion of the Pan troglodytes isolate AG18354 chromosome 10, NHGRI_mPanTro3-v2.0_pri, whole genome shotgun sequence genome contains these proteins:
- the LOC466971 gene encoding LOW QUALITY PROTEIN: olfactory receptor 8S1 (The sequence of the model RefSeq protein was modified relative to this genomic sequence to represent the inferred CDS: inserted 2 bases in 1 codon) — MALGNHSTITEFLLLGLSADPNIRALLFVLFLGIYLLTIMENLMLLLVIRADSCLHTPMYFFLSHLSFVDLCFSSVIVPKMLENLLSQRKTISLEGCLAQVFFVFVTAGTEACLLSGMAYDRHAAICRPLLYGQIMGKQLYMHLVWGSWGLGFLDALINVLLAVNMVFCEAKIIHHYSYEMPSLLPLSCSDISRSLIPLLCSTLLHGLGNFLLXSYTRIISTILSISSTSGRSKAFSTCSAHLTAVTLYYGSGLLRHLMPNSGSPIELIFSVQYTVVTPMLNSLIYSLKNKEVKVALKRTLEKYLQYTRR; from the exons ATGGCCTTGGGGAACCACAGCACCATCACCGAGTTCCTCCTCCTTGGGCTGTCTGCCGACCCCAACATCCGGGCTCTGCTCTTTGTGCTGTTCCTGGGGATTTACCTCCTGACCATAATGGAAAACCTGATGCTGCTGCTCGTGATCAGGGCTGATTCTTGTCTCCATACGCCCATGTATTTCTTCCTGAGTCACCTCTCTTTTGTTGATCTCTGCTTCTCTTCAGTCATTGTGCCCAAGATGCTGGAGAACCTCCTGTCACAGAGGAAAACCATTTCATTAGAGGGCTGCCTGGCTCAGGTCTTCTTTGTGTTTGTCACTGCAGGGACTGAAGCCTGCCTTCTCTCAGGGATGGCCTATGACCGCCATGCTGCCATCTGCCGCCCACTACTTTATGGACAGATCATGGGTAAACAGCTGTATATGCACCTTGTGTGGGGCTCATGGGGACTGGGCTTTCTGGACGCACTCATCAATGTCCTCCTAGCTGTAAACATGGTCTTTTGTGAAGCCAAAATCATTCACCACTACAGCTATGAGAtgccatccctcctccctctgtcctGCTCTGATATCTCCAGAAGCCTCATCCCCTTGCTCTGCTCCACTCTCCTACATGGGCTGGGAAACTTCCTTTT GTCCTACACCCGTATAATCTCTACCATCCTAAGCATCAGCTCTACTTCGGGCAGAAGCAAGGCCTTCTCCACCTGCTCTGCCCACCTCACTGCAGTGACACTTTACTATGGCTCAGGTTTGCTCCGCCATCTCATGCCAAACTCAGGTTCCCCCATAGAGTTGATCTTCTCTGTGCAGTATACTGTAGTCACTCCCATGCTGAATTCCCTCATCTATAGCCTGAAAAATAAGGAAGTGAAGGTAGCTCTGAAAAGaactttggaaaaatatttgcaatataccAGACGttga